Below is a window of Cytophagaceae bacterium DNA.
GATGATCAACTATTGATTAAAACCGTAACTAAAGGAAGCTTTAAAGGGACTATTTTCATAAAAGGTGTCCCTAAGTATAATCCTGAAAAGAAAGTCGTGGAATTGACAGCAGCGGAACTGGATATCAAAACCAAAAATATTCTTCATAAATCCGGTGCATGGTTACTGGAAGGCTATATGGAAAGAAAAATCGAAAGTGAGTTTGGCCTTCCGGTCGATGATATTATTAATTATGGTAGAGCTGCTGTACTTGAAACTATAAACTCTGAAATAACTAAAGGAGTAAAAATGAAAGGTGAGATTGTATCCATTACCCCCGATAAAGTCAAAGCTTCTGAAAGCGGGATTTTGGCCATAGTAAATTCCAAAGCCAAAGTAGAGATAGTTGTAAAAGGCATGTGATAATTCGCCGGTTCTATTTTGGATATTTTTTATTAATTTTGTATTGAAATAAGCTAACCTATCGCTGCGGGTGACCGTAGAGGAAAGTCCGAACAACAAAGAGCATCATGCTACCTAACGGGTAGGGTTTCATTTTAATGAAATACAGAAAGTGCCACAGAAATAATACCGCCCAGCAATTGCGGGGTAAGGGTGAAATGGAGGTGTAAGAGACCCCCGAGCCGATTGCGAAATTGGCTGCATTGGTAAACCTCATGAGTTGAAAGACCAAATATACCGACATTGCAGGGCTGCTCGCCTTAGTCGGAGGGTAGGTCGCTAGAGTGAAGAAGTGATTTTTCACCGAGATAAATGATAGGAAAATACAGAATTCGGCTTATTAGCTTATTTCTTTTTTTGAAAAACAAAAATAAATTTCTATTTTTGCACTCCAATTTTAAAAACAGGGGACGGGTTCCCCACTAAATTAACAATTTAATGGCTGTTAAAATCAGATTAGCAAGAAGAGGTCGTAAAAAAATGCCTATTTACGATATCGTTGTTGCAGACGCTAAGTCACCACGTGATGGTAGATTTATCGAGAAACTTGGTCAATATAACCCTCATACTACTCCGGCTTCAATTAACTTGAAAGCTGATAGAGCTTTGTATTGGTTGCAAGTAGGTGCTCAACCAACTGACACCACTAGAAAAATATTGTCAGTTAATGGTGTAATGATAAAAAAACACCTTCAGATTGGTGTTACTAAAGGTGCAATTACTCAGGAACAAGCCGATGCAAAATTCGAAGCCTGGAGTAATGAAAAAGCAGAACTTAGAGCTAAAAAAATCGCAAAACTAGCTGGCGATAAAAACTCTCAGAAAATTGCTGCTTTAGATATCGAGCGTAAGAAAAAAGAAGAAAAAGAGGCAGCAGTTTTAAAAGCTGAGCAAGCTCTTATTGATGCTGCTAATCAAGCTGAAGCAGCACAGAAAGCTTCAGAAGAAAGTGCCGCTGTGGAAACAGAAGTAGAAGCTGAGGTTGTTGCTGAAGAAACTCCATCTGTTGAAGAAGTTGCAGCACCAGAGGCTACAACCGAAGTTACAGAAGCTTCAGAAGAAGCACCTGCAGCTGAATAATTTTCAGAAGATTTTTGTTATAAATCCTCGCTTTTACGGCGGGGATTTTTTATTTTAGTATTATGAAAAAAAACGAGTGTTATTCTCTGGGAAAAATCACTAAATCACATGGATTAAAAGGTGAAGTGACAATTTATCTCGATGTAGATCAACCAGAAAATTATAAAAAACTTGACGTTATCCTTTTAGACATAAAAGGTGAATTGATTCCATACGATGTAGAGAAAATACAGATTAGAGGGAAAAAGTCAATTCTAAAATTGAAAGAAATAACCTCAATTGAAGAAACCGAGAAAGTCGTCAATGCTGAAGTATTCCTTCCATTAATTGCTTTGCCAAAACTAAAAGGGAATAGGTTTTATTATCATGAAATAATTGGCTATAATATTTATGATAGTAACTCTGAAAAAGAAATTGGTAAAATAAAGGCAATATATGAAAGTACGGGCAATGATTTGTTTGCTGTTGACCATAATGGCGTTGAAATTTTAATTCCCATCGTTGATCAATTCATCAAAAAAATTGATCACCAAAATACTACTATTGAATTAAATATCCCTGATGGCTTGGTAGATGTATATTTAAATTCCTGAGAAAATGCGAATTGATATAATAACTTGTCAACCCGGACTGATTGAAGGGTTCTTTTCGCAGTCAATTGTGAAAAATGCTCAATCAAATGGCCATGTTTCCATATATATTCACGACCTAAGAAAATATGGACAGGGAAACTATAAGCAAATCGATGATTATCAATATGGAGGTGGTGCCGGTATGGTATTGATGGTTGAGCCACTGGCTAATTGCATCCGGGATTTACAGAAACAGGTTAATTTTGATGAGATAATTTACATGACCCCAGACGGTGAGAATTTGAATCAAAAAACTGTAAATTTCTTGTCATTAAAGCTAAATATTTTAATAATCTGTGGGCATTATAAAGGCATAGATGAAAGAATTAGAGAGATATTTGTAACCAGAGAAATTTCAATCGGTGATTATGTATTATCTGGTGGTGAATTGGCAGCTGCTGTCTTTACTGATGCCCTCGTTAGGCTTATACCGGGTGTATTAAATGATGAAACTTCAGCACTAACAGACTCATTCCAGGATAATCTTTTAGCCCCCCCCGTTTATTCGCGTCCGGCAGTGTTTGAAGGCCTTGAAGTTCCTTCGGTTTTACTATCCGGGAATGAAAAAATAATCAATGAATGGAGACTGGAGAAGTCAATAGAAAGGACTCAAAACAGAAGGCCCGATTTGTTGGATTTTTGATTGTTTTTCTCCTGAAAAAAACGTACTTTTACAAAAAAATAGTAAAAACTTTACCTTAATTTTTAATAGAATCCTTCACCTATATTTATGGCAGAAGAAAACGAAAATCAAGATCTGAGTGCTGGTAATCACGGCACAATTATTCCAATTAATATTGAGGATGAAATGAGAGGTGCGTACATTGACTATTCTATGTCAGTGATCGTTTCCAGAGCATTACCCGACGTTAGAGATGGTTTCAAACCAGTACACCGCAGAGTACTTTTCGGTATGTCTGAGTTGGGTGTCTATCATAACCGGCCTTACAAAAAATCTGCCCGTATTGTGGGAGAGGTTTTGGGTAAATATCACCCTCATGGAGACTCCTCGGTTTATGATACCATGGTGCGTATGGCACAAGAATGGTCCTTACGATATCCTCTGGTCGATGGTCAGGGTAATTTTGGCTCGATTGATGGCGATTCGCCAGCAGCGATGCGTTATACAGAGGCCCGCCTAAGAAGAATTGCTGAAGAAATGCTTTCTGATATCAACAAAGAAACAGTTGATTTTCAGGGCAATTTTGATGATTCTCTTACCGAACCTTCTGTATTACCAGCCCGAATCCCAAATCTTTTGTTGAATGGTACTTCCGGTATAGCTGTAGGTATGGCCA
It encodes the following:
- a CDS encoding 30S ribosomal protein S16; the encoded protein is MAVKIRLARRGRKKMPIYDIVVADAKSPRDGRFIEKLGQYNPHTTPASINLKADRALYWLQVGAQPTDTTRKILSVNGVMIKKHLQIGVTKGAITQEQADAKFEAWSNEKAELRAKKIAKLAGDKNSQKIAALDIERKKKEEKEAAVLKAEQALIDAANQAEAAQKASEESAAVETEVEAEVVAEETPSVEEVAAPEATTEVTEASEEAPAAE
- the rimM gene encoding 16S rRNA processing protein RimM; amino-acid sequence: MKKNECYSLGKITKSHGLKGEVTIYLDVDQPENYKKLDVILLDIKGELIPYDVEKIQIRGKKSILKLKEITSIEETEKVVNAEVFLPLIALPKLKGNRFYYHEIIGYNIYDSNSEKEIGKIKAIYESTGNDLFAVDHNGVEILIPIVDQFIKKIDHQNTTIELNIPDGLVDVYLNS
- the trmD gene encoding tRNA (guanosine(37)-N1)-methyltransferase TrmD, whose protein sequence is MRIDIITCQPGLIEGFFSQSIVKNAQSNGHVSIYIHDLRKYGQGNYKQIDDYQYGGGAGMVLMVEPLANCIRDLQKQVNFDEIIYMTPDGENLNQKTVNFLSLKLNILIICGHYKGIDERIREIFVTREISIGDYVLSGGELAAAVFTDALVRLIPGVLNDETSALTDSFQDNLLAPPVYSRPAVFEGLEVPSVLLSGNEKIINEWRLEKSIERTQNRRPDLLDF